In Flammeovirgaceae bacterium, a single window of DNA contains:
- a CDS encoding amidohydrolase, whose translation MRTSITLLVLVVSSAFVMGPPVIDRKTIKEDMPFLLEFYKTRHKSPEVSLQEKETSKALAAELRKAGFTVTENFGRYGIVGVYKNGNGPTILYRTDMDGLPINEKTGLPYQSQLKAMLNGEEVGTMHACGHDIHMTTWLGTARAMVSMKDKWRGTLLLIGQPAEEIGEGAKLMLNAGLYEKFGVPTYGIGLHSSPTLPAGKVGIGKGYVMASSQSVDINVYGVGSHGASPQKSIDPLVVSSMLVMELQTIVSRNLDPIESAVVTVGAIKGGTVHNIIPDKVTLKLTIRTFKAEVLEMVNKRIKEIAKGMGIAAGLPEDKLPEVVIKGAGPANYNNPAMAARVVESAVSVIGKENVIDEEPPVMLSEDFSYYGQTVHKVPTVFYWLGTVPDARMKSGDLPGLHSPYYYPQPEISIETGVGVTSQALLDLFNTKI comes from the coding sequence GTGCGAACATCAATTACCCTCCTTGTGCTTGTCGTTTCTTCTGCCTTTGTCATGGGGCCTCCTGTCATCGACAGGAAAACGATCAAAGAAGACATGCCTTTTCTTTTGGAATTTTATAAGACGAGGCATAAAAGCCCTGAGGTTTCCCTTCAGGAGAAGGAAACATCAAAAGCGCTGGCAGCCGAGTTGAGGAAGGCCGGCTTCACGGTGACGGAAAATTTTGGGAGGTATGGTATTGTGGGGGTTTATAAAAACGGAAATGGCCCCACCATCTTGTACCGCACGGATATGGACGGGCTGCCCATAAATGAAAAAACAGGACTTCCCTATCAAAGCCAACTGAAGGCCATGCTAAATGGCGAAGAGGTGGGCACCATGCATGCCTGCGGGCACGACATTCACATGACCACCTGGCTGGGCACGGCCAGGGCAATGGTATCCATGAAGGACAAATGGCGGGGCACCCTTTTGCTCATCGGCCAGCCTGCGGAAGAAATAGGCGAAGGGGCCAAACTTATGCTAAACGCAGGGCTTTACGAAAAATTCGGGGTGCCCACCTACGGTATAGGGTTGCATTCCAGCCCTACCTTACCGGCAGGAAAAGTGGGCATTGGGAAAGGTTATGTCATGGCCAGTTCCCAAAGTGTGGACATCAATGTGTATGGTGTGGGGTCCCATGGTGCCTCCCCGCAAAAATCCATTGACCCGCTGGTGGTTTCCAGCATGCTGGTGATGGAACTGCAAACCATCGTAAGCCGGAACCTGGATCCCATAGAATCGGCAGTGGTGACCGTTGGCGCCATCAAAGGGGGCACCGTGCACAATATTATCCCCGATAAGGTAACGCTAAAGCTTACCATCCGGACTTTCAAGGCAGAGGTATTGGAGATGGTGAACAAACGGATTAAGGAAATTGCAAAAGGCATGGGCATTGCCGCAGGATTGCCGGAAGACAAATTGCCGGAAGTGGTCATTAAAGGTGCCGGGCCTGCCAACTACAACAATCCAGCCATGGCGGCCCGTGTGGTGGAGTCCGCGGTTTCCGTGATCGGCAAGGAAAACGTGATAGATGAAGAGCCGCCCGTAATGCTTTCTGAAGACTTTTCCTATTACGGGCAAACCGTTCACAAAGTGCCCACGGTATTCTACTGGCTGGGCACCGTGCCAGATGCGCGGATGAAAAGTGGCGACCTTCCGGGCCTGCACTCCCCTTACTACTATCCCCAGCCGGAAATTTCCATTGAAACGGGCGTGGGCGTGACTTCCCAGGCACTACTGGATTTGTTCAACACTAAAATTTAA
- a CDS encoding DUF2911 domain-containing protein, with product MKNLRLITLVTALAALTVDFSIAQKLPQLDASPADIAIFRPDGQGSAPVAKVVYGRPQKKGRTILGGLEKYGKVWRTGANETTEIKLYKDVTVGDKMVKAGTYSLYTIPDKDKWVIIFNSKLDTWGAFEYDESKDVARVEVPAETSDKEVEAFTIAFDGKGGTGNMVLAWENTLVKVPLKY from the coding sequence ATGAAAAACTTAAGATTAATTACCCTGGTAACGGCACTGGCAGCCCTTACTGTTGATTTTTCGATTGCCCAAAAACTGCCCCAACTGGATGCAAGCCCTGCGGATATTGCCATCTTTCGCCCTGACGGGCAAGGAAGTGCCCCGGTTGCCAAAGTGGTTTATGGCCGTCCGCAAAAAAAAGGAAGGACCATACTGGGCGGACTGGAAAAATATGGCAAAGTATGGAGGACGGGCGCCAACGAGACCACGGAAATAAAACTTTATAAAGATGTGACCGTTGGCGATAAAATGGTAAAAGCAGGCACCTATTCGCTTTATACCATCCCTGACAAGGATAAGTGGGTGATTATTTTCAATTCCAAATTGGATACATGGGGCGCCTTTGAGTATGATGAAAGCAAGGACGTGGCCCGTGTGGAAGTGCCAGCAGAAACCTCCGATAAAGAGGTAGAAGCCTTTACGATTGCCTTCGATGGCAAAGGTGGAACGGGGAACATGGTCCTCGCCTGGGAAAACACCCTGGTGAAAGTGCCCTTGAAGTATTGA
- a CDS encoding amidase translates to MAILLMFSQCTTKQDKITIGDVKGAQNLIGIRFSNQEIDTLLSYLEGNKKGYDTMRLFKLDYGIAPALYFDPRPDGFHRKDRDGTPDFKLPTQVASPAEEAKIAFMTVAQLADLIKTRKITSTALTGIYLKRLKYFKDTLQASITITRDLALEQAKKADEEISQGIYKGPLHGIPYGIKDLFSVPGYKTTWGAMPYKGQEFNEKAEVVQKLEDAGAVLVAKLTSGALARGDVWFGGKTKNPWDLKQGASGSSAGSASATAAGLVAFSIGTETLGSIISPSTRCGATGLRPTYGSVSRAGCMSLSWSMDKVGPICRSAQDCAIVYSIIKGGSNTTERDHTVVNYPFTFNPPADLSGYKIGYFKKLFDQDTSNVGSNNKGTLATLKELGAELVEVDLPDSIPFDVFDVILRAEAGAFFDNLVLSHQDREMVEQDKGSRANSLRQSRFIPAVEYLQANRYRKVLIEKFNRAINGLDIVVSPTYGRYQSLTTNLTGHPALSIPNGFDKEGHPTSITLLGNLYDEGPILEAAYIIQQATGYDEQHPERFLRKIE, encoded by the coding sequence ATGGCCATCCTCCTGATGTTTTCCCAATGTACGACCAAACAAGACAAGATAACCATTGGCGATGTTAAAGGGGCCCAAAATTTAATAGGTATCCGGTTCTCCAACCAGGAAATCGATACCCTTCTCAGTTACCTGGAGGGAAACAAAAAGGGATATGATACCATGCGGCTTTTCAAGTTGGACTATGGCATCGCGCCAGCCCTGTACTTTGACCCCAGGCCTGATGGGTTCCACCGAAAAGACAGGGACGGCACCCCCGATTTTAAATTGCCCACCCAGGTGGCCAGCCCTGCGGAAGAAGCAAAGATCGCTTTTATGACCGTTGCCCAACTGGCCGATTTGATCAAAACCAGGAAAATCACCTCCACGGCCCTTACCGGGATATACCTAAAAAGGCTGAAATACTTCAAAGACACCCTTCAGGCGAGCATCACCATCACCAGGGACCTGGCGCTGGAGCAGGCCAAAAAAGCCGATGAGGAGATCAGCCAAGGGATTTACAAGGGGCCGCTACATGGCATTCCCTATGGCATCAAAGACCTGTTCTCCGTGCCGGGCTACAAGACTACCTGGGGCGCCATGCCTTATAAGGGACAGGAATTCAATGAAAAAGCCGAGGTGGTACAAAAACTGGAAGATGCGGGTGCCGTGCTGGTGGCCAAGCTTACCTCCGGGGCATTGGCCAGGGGGGATGTGTGGTTTGGCGGCAAGACCAAAAACCCCTGGGACCTCAAACAAGGGGCGAGTGGGTCCTCCGCTGGTTCTGCCTCGGCAACGGCCGCGGGGCTGGTTGCGTTTTCGATAGGAACGGAAACCCTTGGCTCCATCATATCGCCCTCTACCCGCTGCGGGGCGACCGGGTTGCGGCCTACTTATGGCAGTGTGAGCAGGGCCGGGTGCATGAGCCTGTCATGGTCGATGGACAAAGTGGGGCCCATCTGCAGGTCCGCCCAGGACTGCGCCATTGTATATTCGATCATAAAAGGAGGTTCCAACACCACGGAAAGGGACCATACGGTGGTGAATTACCCGTTTACGTTCAACCCTCCTGCGGACCTTAGCGGCTACAAAATCGGGTATTTTAAAAAACTTTTCGACCAGGATACTTCCAACGTAGGCTCCAACAACAAGGGCACGCTGGCAACATTAAAAGAACTCGGTGCCGAACTGGTGGAAGTGGACCTACCGGACAGCATTCCCTTTGATGTGTTTGATGTTATCCTCAGGGCGGAGGCAGGTGCTTTTTTCGATAACCTAGTGCTGTCCCACCAAGATCGCGAAATGGTAGAGCAGGACAAAGGTTCCCGGGCCAATTCCCTACGCCAGTCCAGGTTTATCCCCGCGGTGGAATATTTGCAAGCCAACCGGTATAGGAAAGTCCTTATTGAAAAATTCAACAGGGCAATAAATGGCCTCGACATTGTGGTGTCGCCCACTTATGGGCGTTACCAATCACTCACCACCAACCTTACCGGGCATCCAGCCCTCTCCATTCCCAATGGTTTTGACAAGGAAGGGCACCCCACCTCCATCACCCTATTGGGGAACCTGTATGACGAAGGCCCGATTTTGGAAGCGGCTTATATAATACAGCAAGCCACGGGATATGATGAACAACACCCGGAACGGTTTTTGAGGAAAATAGAATGA
- a CDS encoding HAMP domain-containing histidine kinase: MGRMNLFWLLFGQVLYRWDIVLLGLLFLLFVSMGSYGLGLNIRDKRKQALGKIVKRRTKELEKANAELKTRNEELDRFVYSASHDLSSPLKSILGLISVAKMEGPGPVQTQYLEMMEKSVNKLESFIGEVVQYSRNTRLVVEKESYWFKPLVEEILPGYRYIDNYDKVFFEVIDETGLPIITDGMRLRITLNNLISNAIKFHRVGPGMEPTVKISRAIESGHDVIRVEDNGMGIPPACVHKVFEMFFRGTESMPGSGLGLYILKEAVSKMNGRVDVKSKVGEGTVFTVTLPNLPDTK; encoded by the coding sequence ATGGGGAGGATGAACCTTTTTTGGTTATTGTTTGGCCAGGTATTGTACAGGTGGGACATCGTCCTTCTTGGGCTGCTATTCCTTCTTTTCGTTTCAATGGGGTCTTATGGCCTGGGCTTGAACATTCGCGATAAGCGCAAGCAAGCCCTTGGGAAAATAGTAAAGAGGCGGACAAAAGAACTGGAGAAGGCCAATGCCGAACTAAAAACAAGAAATGAGGAGTTGGACCGCTTTGTGTACAGTGCCTCCCATGATTTGAGCTCCCCGTTAAAATCCATATTGGGGTTGATCAGCGTGGCCAAAATGGAAGGCCCGGGCCCGGTGCAAACACAATACCTCGAAATGATGGAAAAAAGCGTGAACAAACTGGAATCGTTCATTGGGGAGGTGGTCCAATATTCGCGCAATACCCGGCTGGTGGTTGAAAAAGAAAGTTATTGGTTCAAGCCATTGGTTGAAGAAATACTTCCCGGCTACCGGTACATTGACAATTATGACAAGGTTTTTTTCGAGGTAATTGACGAAACGGGCCTGCCTATCATTACCGATGGCATGCGCTTGCGGATCACCCTTAACAACCTTATTTCAAATGCCATAAAATTTCACAGGGTGGGGCCTGGCATGGAACCAACAGTTAAAATCTCCCGGGCAATCGAATCGGGCCATGACGTGATCCGGGTGGAAGACAATGGCATGGGGATACCACCTGCATGCGTGCATAAGGTTTTTGAGATGTTCTTTAGGGGCACAGAATCAATGCCCGGATCGGGATTGGGCCTGTATATCCTTAAGGAGGCTGTCAGCAAGATGAATGGAAGGGTTGATGTGAAATCGAAAGTGGGCGAAGGCACGGTTTTTACGGTTACCTTGCCCAATTTGCCCGATACAAAATAA